A single Klebsiella variicola DNA region contains:
- the fhuD gene encoding Fe(3+)-hydroxamate ABC transporter substrate-binding protein FhuD, which yields MMNPTLITRRRLLTAMALSPLLWQMRGAQAANIDPQRVVALEWLPAELLLALGVTPYGVADIPNYRLWVNEPALPASVIDVGLRTEPNLELLTQMKPSFIVWSAGYGPSPEKLARIAPGRGFTFSDGKRPLAMAQRSLLEMADLLGKQQQAKRHLAEFDALMENLRPRFARRGDRPLLMISLLDARHVLVFGENCLFQEVLDRFGIQNAWRGEAAFWGSVTVGIDRLAAFNEADVICFDHGNDREMAQLLATPLWQAMPFVRAGRFQRVPAVWFYGATLSAMHFARVLADAQGRAAV from the coding sequence ATGATGAACCCAACTCTGATAACCCGACGCCGCCTGCTGACCGCGATGGCGCTCTCGCCGCTGCTGTGGCAGATGCGCGGCGCGCAGGCGGCGAACATTGACCCGCAGCGCGTCGTCGCGCTGGAGTGGCTGCCGGCCGAACTGCTGCTGGCGCTTGGCGTCACGCCCTACGGCGTGGCCGACATTCCCAACTATCGCCTGTGGGTGAACGAACCCGCGCTGCCCGCGTCGGTAATCGATGTCGGCCTGCGCACCGAACCCAATCTTGAGCTGCTGACGCAGATGAAACCGTCGTTTATCGTCTGGTCGGCAGGCTATGGCCCGTCGCCAGAAAAGCTGGCGCGTATCGCGCCTGGCCGTGGTTTCACCTTCAGCGACGGCAAACGGCCGCTGGCGATGGCCCAGCGTTCGCTACTGGAAATGGCCGACCTGCTGGGTAAACAACAGCAGGCGAAGCGCCATCTGGCGGAGTTCGACGCGCTGATGGAGAACCTGCGTCCGCGATTTGCCCGGCGTGGCGATCGCCCACTGCTGATGATTTCGCTGCTTGATGCCCGCCACGTGCTGGTATTCGGTGAGAACTGCCTGTTCCAGGAGGTGCTTGACCGCTTTGGCATTCAAAACGCCTGGCGCGGCGAAGCGGCATTCTGGGGCAGCGTCACCGTCGGTATTGATCGGCTGGCGGCATTTAACGAGGCCGATGTGATCTGTTTCGATCATGGCAACGATCGGGAGATGGCCCAGCTGTTGGCGACCCCGCTGTGGCAGGCGATGCCGTTCGTGCGCGCGGGGCGTTTCCAGCGGGTTCCGGCGGTGTGGTTCTATGGCGCGACGCTGTCGGCGATGCATTTCGCCCGCGTGCTGGCCGATGCGCAGGGGAGGGCGGCGGTATGA
- the fhuC gene encoding Fe3+-hydroxamate ABC transporter ATP-binding protein FhuC: MQEQTPHSETTFALNGVTFRVPGRTLLHPLSLTFPAGKVTGLIGHNGSGKSTLLKMLGRHQPPSAGEVLLDGQPLESWSSKAFARKVAYLPQQLPAAEGMTVRELVAIGRYPWHGALGRFGVADREKVEEAIALVGLKPLAQRLVDSLSGGERQRAWIAMLVAQDSRCLLLDEPTSALDIAHQVDVLALVHRLSQQRGLTVIAVLHDINMAARYCDYLVALRGGEMIAQGTPAELMRSDTLEQIYGIPMGILPHPAGAAPVSFVY; this comes from the coding sequence ATGCAGGAACAGACTCCGCACTCTGAGACCACCTTTGCGTTAAATGGCGTGACCTTTCGCGTACCGGGTCGCACGCTGCTTCACCCCCTTTCGTTAACCTTCCCGGCAGGAAAAGTGACTGGCCTAATAGGCCATAACGGTTCCGGCAAATCCACATTACTGAAAATGCTCGGCCGCCATCAGCCGCCTTCCGCGGGCGAGGTGCTGCTGGACGGCCAGCCGCTGGAGAGCTGGAGTAGCAAGGCGTTTGCCCGCAAAGTGGCCTATCTGCCGCAGCAGCTGCCGGCGGCGGAAGGGATGACAGTTCGCGAGCTGGTGGCGATAGGTCGCTACCCGTGGCATGGCGCGCTGGGGCGCTTCGGCGTGGCGGATCGCGAAAAGGTGGAAGAGGCGATCGCGCTGGTGGGGCTGAAGCCTTTGGCGCAGCGGCTGGTGGACAGTCTCTCCGGCGGCGAGCGTCAGCGGGCGTGGATCGCCATGCTGGTGGCGCAGGATAGCCGCTGTCTGCTGCTTGATGAACCGACCTCGGCGCTGGATATCGCCCATCAGGTCGATGTCCTGGCGCTGGTGCATCGTCTCAGCCAGCAGCGTGGCCTGACGGTGATCGCGGTCCTGCATGATATCAATATGGCTGCCCGCTACTGCGATTATCTGGTCGCGCTGCGCGGTGGGGAAATGATCGCCCAGGGAACGCCAGCAGAACTGATGCGCAGCGACACGCTGGAACAAATCTACGGCATCCCGATGGGGATCCTGCCGCACCCGGCGGGCGCGGCGCCGGTAAGTTTTGTCTATTGA
- the fhuA gene encoding ferrichrome porin FhuA yields MARPKTAQPNHSLRKIAVVVATAVSGMSVYAQAAEQPKQEETITVVAAPAAQESAWGPAPTIAAKRSATATKTDTPIEKTPQSVSVVTRQEMEMRQPTTVKEALSYTPSVFSTRGSSTTYDVVTIRGFTTSTTVNTNQYLDGMKLQGNNYSEVSMDPYFLERVEVMRGPTSVLYGNSNPGGIVSMVSKRPTTEPLKEVQFKMGTDNLWQTGFDFSDAIDDAGVWSYRLTGLGRSQDTQQQMAKSTRYAVAPSFSWRPDDKTDFTFLSNFQNDPDAGYYGWLPREGTVVPYYDANGKAHKLPTDFNEGEADNKISRRQKMVGYSFSHQFDDTFTVRQNLRYAEVDTLYRSVYGNGYVAPGYMNRAYVRSDEHLNTFTVDTQLQSAFATGAVSHTLLTGVDYSRMRNDVDADYGTADPISMSNPQYGNPNIQVTFPYAVLNRMEQTGLYAQDQMEWDKWVMTLGGRYDYATTSTLTRSSNSLAENHDQQFTWRGGINYLFDNGISPYFSYSESFEPVSGSGLNGQPFDPSRGKQYEAGVKYVPKDMPVVVTAAVYQLTKDKNLTADPANQAFSIQTGEIRSRGLELEAKAAVNANINVTAAYSYTDAEYTHDTVFNGKRPAEVPRNMASLWADYTFHETALSGLTVGAGARYIGSTVSYYKTDTSTGNKNDAFNVAGYALMDATVKYDLARFGLPGSSVGVNVNNLFDREYVSSCYSEYACYWGAGRQVVATATFRF; encoded by the coding sequence ATGGCGCGTCCAAAAACTGCTCAGCCAAATCACTCGCTGCGTAAAATCGCAGTCGTAGTAGCCACGGCGGTTAGTGGCATGTCTGTCTATGCACAGGCTGCGGAACAACCGAAACAAGAAGAGACTATCACCGTCGTTGCGGCACCGGCCGCCCAGGAAAGTGCCTGGGGACCGGCGCCGACCATCGCGGCAAAACGCTCTGCCACGGCGACGAAAACCGATACCCCGATCGAAAAAACGCCGCAGTCTGTCTCGGTGGTCACGCGCCAGGAGATGGAGATGCGCCAGCCGACCACGGTAAAAGAGGCGCTCTCCTATACGCCGAGCGTCTTCTCCACCCGCGGTAGCTCGACCACCTATGATGTGGTCACCATCCGCGGTTTCACTACCTCGACGACCGTCAATACCAACCAGTATTTGGACGGCATGAAGCTGCAGGGAAATAACTACTCTGAAGTCTCCATGGACCCGTATTTCCTCGAGCGCGTGGAAGTGATGCGCGGGCCAACCTCGGTGCTGTACGGCAACAGCAACCCTGGCGGTATCGTCAGCATGGTCAGCAAACGCCCGACCACTGAGCCGCTGAAAGAAGTGCAGTTCAAGATGGGCACCGACAACCTGTGGCAGACCGGGTTTGACTTCAGCGACGCCATTGATGATGCCGGCGTCTGGTCCTATCGCCTGACCGGCCTGGGCCGCAGCCAGGATACCCAGCAGCAGATGGCGAAGTCTACACGCTATGCGGTGGCGCCGTCCTTTAGCTGGCGCCCGGACGATAAAACCGACTTCACCTTCCTGAGCAACTTCCAGAATGACCCGGATGCGGGCTACTACGGCTGGCTGCCGCGCGAAGGCACCGTGGTGCCGTATTACGATGCCAACGGGAAGGCGCACAAGCTGCCGACTGATTTCAACGAAGGCGAGGCGGATAATAAGATCTCGCGCCGCCAGAAGATGGTGGGTTATAGCTTCTCCCATCAGTTTGATGACACCTTTACCGTGCGGCAGAACCTGCGCTATGCCGAGGTTGATACCTTGTATCGCTCGGTGTACGGGAATGGCTATGTCGCCCCGGGCTACATGAATCGCGCCTATGTGCGTTCTGATGAGCACCTGAACACCTTTACCGTCGATACCCAGCTGCAGTCTGCTTTCGCCACCGGCGCGGTCAGCCATACGCTGCTGACCGGCGTGGATTACTCGCGGATGCGCAACGATGTGGATGCCGACTACGGGACGGCGGATCCTATCAGCATGAGCAACCCGCAATACGGCAATCCGAATATTCAGGTCACTTTCCCGTACGCGGTCCTCAACCGAATGGAGCAGACGGGCCTGTACGCGCAGGATCAGATGGAGTGGGATAAGTGGGTCATGACCCTGGGCGGCCGTTACGATTACGCCACCACCTCAACGTTAACTCGCTCCAGCAACAGCCTGGCGGAGAATCACGACCAGCAGTTCACCTGGCGCGGCGGTATCAATTACCTGTTTGATAACGGCATCTCTCCGTACTTCAGCTACAGCGAATCCTTCGAGCCGGTATCGGGCTCCGGGCTTAACGGCCAGCCGTTCGATCCGTCGCGTGGCAAGCAGTATGAAGCTGGCGTGAAATATGTGCCGAAAGACATGCCGGTGGTGGTCACCGCCGCGGTCTATCAGCTGACCAAAGATAAGAACCTGACGGCGGATCCGGCTAACCAGGCGTTCAGCATCCAGACCGGCGAGATCCGCTCCCGCGGCCTTGAGCTGGAGGCGAAAGCGGCGGTGAACGCCAATATCAACGTCACCGCGGCTTACAGCTATACCGATGCGGAATACACTCACGATACGGTGTTCAACGGCAAGCGTCCGGCGGAAGTGCCGCGCAATATGGCCTCCCTGTGGGCGGATTACACCTTCCACGAAACCGCGCTCAGCGGTTTGACGGTCGGCGCCGGGGCGCGCTATATCGGTTCTACGGTCAGCTATTACAAAACTGACACCAGCACCGGTAACAAAAATGATGCCTTCAATGTGGCCGGTTATGCGCTGATGGATGCGACGGTCAAATACGATCTGGCGCGCTTTGGCCTGCCGGGCTCTTCGGTCGGCGTCAACGTCAACAACCTGTTTGACCGCGAATATGTCTCCAGCTGCTATAGCGAATACGCCTGCTACTGGGGTGCGGGACGTCAGGTTGTCGCGACCGCAACCTTCCGCTTCTAA
- the mrcB gene encoding bifunctional glycosyl transferase/transpeptidase: protein MAGDDREPIGRKGRPSRPTKQKVTRRRVREEDYDDEYDDDDYEDEKPVPRKGKGNGGKPRRKRRWLWLLVKLGIVFAVLIAAYGVYLDQKIRSRIDGKVWELPAAVYGRMVNLEPDMQISKNEMVRLLNATQYRQVSAMTRPGEYTVQANSIEMIRRPFDFPDSKEGQVRARLTFDGDHLETIENMDNNRQFGFFRLDPRLITMLQSPNGEQRLFVKRSGFPDLLVDTLLATEDRHFYEHDGISLYSIGRAVLANLTAGRTVQGASTLTQQLVKNLFLSSERSYWRKANEAYMALIVDARYSKDRILELYMNEVYLGQSGDNEIRGFPLASLYYFGRPVEELSLDQQALLVGMVKGASVYNPWRNPKLALERRNLVLRLLQQQQVIDQELYDMLSARPLGVQPRGGVISPQPAFMQMVRQELQAKLGDKVKDLSGVKIFTTFDSVAQDAAEKAATEGIPVLKKQRKLADLETAMVVVDRFTGEVRAMVGGAEPQFAGYNRAMQARRSIGSLAKPATYLTALSQPNQYRLNTWIADAPVTIRLSNGQTWSPQNDDRRFSGQVMLVDALTRSMNVPTVNLGMALGLPAVVDTWTKLGAPKNQLNAVPAMLLGALNLTPIEVAQAFQTIASGGNRAPLSALRSVIAEDGTVLYQSYPQAERAVPAQAAYMTLWTMQQVVQRGTGRQLGAKYPGLHLAGKTGTTNNNVDTWFAGIDGSQVTITWVGRDNNQPTKLYGASGAMSIYQRYLANQTPTPLALTAPEDVVDMGVDSNGNLVCSGGVRSLPVWTTQPDALCRQGEMMQQQQLQQQEANNPFNQSGQQQPQQQQQQQQQQQPKQQEKSDGVAGWIKDMFGSN from the coding sequence ATGGCGGGAGATGACCGCGAGCCTATCGGACGTAAGGGGAGACCCTCACGTCCGACAAAACAAAAAGTTACCCGTCGCCGGGTCCGGGAAGAGGACTACGACGATGAGTATGATGACGATGATTATGAGGATGAGAAACCGGTGCCGAGAAAAGGAAAAGGCAACGGTGGCAAACCTCGTCGTAAGCGCCGCTGGCTGTGGCTGCTGGTCAAGCTGGGGATTGTCTTCGCGGTGCTGATTGCCGCCTATGGCGTCTACCTCGATCAGAAAATCCGCAGCCGCATTGACGGTAAAGTCTGGGAGCTGCCGGCCGCGGTTTATGGCCGGATGGTGAACCTTGAGCCGGACATGCAGATCAGCAAAAACGAGATGGTGCGTCTGCTGAACGCCACCCAGTATCGTCAGGTCAGCGCGATGACGCGCCCGGGCGAATACACCGTGCAGGCCAACAGCATCGAGATGATCCGTCGTCCGTTCGATTTCCCGGACAGTAAAGAAGGGCAGGTGCGCGCGCGTCTGACCTTCGATGGCGACCATCTGGAGACCATCGAGAATATGGATAATAACCGCCAGTTCGGTTTCTTCCGTCTCGATCCGCGTCTTATTACCATGCTGCAGTCGCCGAACGGTGAGCAGCGCCTGTTCGTGAAGCGCAGTGGCTTCCCGGATCTGCTGGTGGATACGCTGCTGGCGACCGAAGACCGCCACTTCTACGAGCACGATGGTATCAGCCTGTATTCCATCGGCCGCGCGGTGCTGGCGAACCTGACGGCAGGTCGTACGGTGCAGGGGGCGAGTACCCTGACCCAGCAGCTGGTGAAAAACCTGTTCCTCTCCAGCGAGCGCTCCTACTGGCGTAAAGCCAACGAAGCGTATATGGCGCTGATCGTCGATGCCCGTTACAGCAAGGATCGCATCCTTGAGCTGTATATGAACGAGGTGTACCTCGGCCAGAGCGGCGATAATGAAATTCGCGGCTTCCCGCTGGCCAGCCTGTACTACTTTGGCCGTCCGGTGGAAGAGCTGAGCCTCGATCAGCAGGCGCTGCTGGTGGGGATGGTGAAAGGGGCGTCGGTGTATAACCCGTGGCGCAACCCGAAACTGGCCCTTGAGCGACGCAATCTGGTGCTGCGTCTGCTGCAGCAGCAGCAGGTTATCGACCAGGAGCTGTACGATATGCTGAGCGCGCGTCCGCTGGGCGTGCAGCCGCGCGGCGGGGTGATTTCACCGCAGCCGGCCTTTATGCAGATGGTTCGTCAGGAGCTGCAGGCGAAGCTGGGCGATAAAGTGAAAGATCTCTCCGGCGTGAAGATCTTCACCACCTTCGACTCGGTGGCGCAGGATGCGGCGGAAAAAGCGGCTACTGAAGGGATCCCGGTACTGAAGAAACAGCGCAAGCTGGCAGATCTGGAAACCGCCATGGTGGTGGTGGACCGCTTTACCGGTGAAGTGCGGGCGATGGTCGGCGGCGCGGAGCCGCAGTTCGCCGGCTACAACCGCGCGATGCAGGCCCGCCGGTCGATTGGTTCTCTGGCCAAGCCGGCGACCTATCTGACCGCGCTGAGCCAGCCGAACCAGTATCGCCTGAACACCTGGATCGCCGATGCGCCGGTGACCATTCGCCTGTCCAACGGCCAGACGTGGTCCCCGCAGAACGACGATCGTCGCTTCAGCGGCCAGGTGATGCTGGTGGATGCCTTGACCCGCTCGATGAACGTCCCGACGGTTAACCTCGGGATGGCGCTGGGCTTGCCGGCGGTCGTCGATACCTGGACTAAACTGGGGGCGCCGAAGAATCAGCTCAACGCGGTGCCGGCGATGCTGCTGGGTGCGCTGAACCTGACGCCGATTGAAGTGGCGCAGGCCTTCCAGACGATTGCCAGCGGCGGCAACCGTGCGCCGCTGTCCGCCCTGCGGTCAGTGATTGCGGAAGATGGCACGGTGCTTTACCAGAGCTACCCGCAGGCGGAACGCGCCGTGCCTGCCCAGGCGGCCTACATGACGCTGTGGACCATGCAGCAGGTGGTGCAGCGCGGCACGGGGCGTCAGCTGGGCGCGAAGTATCCGGGCCTGCATCTGGCGGGGAAAACCGGGACCACCAACAATAACGTCGATACCTGGTTCGCCGGCATCGACGGTAGCCAGGTGACCATCACCTGGGTGGGCCGCGACAACAACCAGCCGACCAAACTGTACGGCGCCAGCGGCGCGATGTCGATTTACCAGCGCTATCTGGCGAACCAGACGCCGACGCCGCTGGCGTTGACGGCGCCGGAAGACGTGGTCGACATGGGCGTGGACAGCAACGGCAACCTCGTCTGCAGCGGTGGCGTCCGTTCGCTGCCGGTCTGGACGACGCAGCCGGATGCGCTGTGCCGCCAGGGCGAGATGATGCAGCAGCAGCAGTTGCAGCAGCAGGAAGCGAACAACCCGTTTAATCAGTCCGGGCAACAGCAGCCGCAGCAGCAACAGCAGCAGCAACAGCAGCAACAGCCGAAGCAGCAGGAGAAGAGCGACGGCGTCGCGGGCTGGATCAAGGATATGTTCGGCAGTAACTGA
- the gspS gene encoding type II secretion system pilot lipoprotein GspS, with protein sequence MRIPLIFSLCVVAVLSGCQQKPASTLSPAISSQAQLEQLSSVAAGTRYLKNKCNRSDLPADETIYRAAVNVGKARGWGNIDVATLSQNSDRLYQQLLQDSTPEATQCSQFNRQLAPFIASLRSD encoded by the coding sequence ATGCGCATTCCGCTTATATTTTCGCTTTGCGTGGTCGCCGTGCTCTCTGGCTGCCAACAGAAACCCGCCTCAACGCTCAGCCCGGCCATCAGCAGCCAGGCGCAGCTGGAGCAGCTCTCGTCGGTAGCAGCCGGGACGCGCTATCTCAAGAATAAATGTAATCGTAGCGATCTCCCCGCCGATGAAACGATATATCGGGCAGCGGTGAATGTCGGCAAAGCGCGCGGGTGGGGAAATATTGACGTGGCGACGTTAAGCCAAAATAGCGACCGGCTTTATCAACAACTTTTGCAGGACAGCACTCCGGAAGCCACACAGTGTAGTCAATTTAATCGCCAGCTCGCTCCCTT